Genomic DNA from Nocardioides aquaticus:
GGCGTCGGTGAGGTGGTCCATCCTGGTGACGCCGATGATCGGTGAGGTCACCACGGGCTGGGCGAGCAGCCAGGCCATCGCCACCTGCGCCATCGACACGCCCCGCCGCTCGGCGACCGCACCGACCCGCTGCACCACCGCGGCGTCCTCGTCCCGGTAGAGGGTCGCGCCGAACTCGTCGGTCTCGGTCCGTGCGGTGGTGCTGTCCCACGGACGGGCCAGCCGGCCGCGCGCCAGCGGGCTCCACGGCAGCACTCCGAGGCCCTGGTCGGCGCAGAGCGGCAGCATCTCCCGCTCCTCCTCGCGGTAGAGCAGGTTGTAGTGGTCCTGCATGGACACGAACGGCGTCCAGCCGTTGACCACCGCGACGTGCTGGGCCTTGGCCATCTGCCAGGCCCACATCGACGAGGCGCCGAGGTAACGGGCCTTGCCGGCCTTCACCACGTCGTGCAGCGCCTCCATCGTCTCCTCGATCGGCGTCACGGGGTCCC
This window encodes:
- a CDS encoding aldo/keto reductase, with protein sequence MDYTRLGRTGLEVPRLTVGCMSWGDPARGGHPWVLDEAAAREIVVAALEAGLTFFDTANVYSGGSSEQFTGRILRDVADRDDYLLATKVHGRMRPGPNGAGLSRQAIMTEIDHSLTRLGVDHVDLYQIHRWDPVTPIEETMEALHDVVKAGKARYLGASSMWAWQMAKAQHVAVVNGWTPFVSMQDHYNLLYREEEREMLPLCADQGLGVLPWSPLARGRLARPWDSTTARTETDEFGATLYRDEDAAVVQRVGAVAERRGVSMAQVAMAWLLAQPVVTSPIIGVTRMDHLTDALAAVDLELGDDEVAELSDGYVPHAVVGHR